The Thermococcus sp. genome window below encodes:
- a CDS encoding type II toxin-antitoxin system VapC family toxin produces MTGRSVYLDTSAILKRYLTEEGSDVVKGIFRDAYRGEVKLVFSFWNIGEVIGILDKRLRRGQIRKEGFDFLKKGFLAEVKRFTRLGVLEVVPVHSLLLADAWELIERYHIYQADAIQIVSAKYAGVESFYTGDKRLHDTARKEGLNSILLGGG; encoded by the coding sequence ATGACAGGGAGGAGCGTTTACTTGGACACTAGTGCCATCTTAAAGAGGTATTTAACCGAGGAAGGCAGCGATGTGGTGAAGGGAATATTCAGGGATGCATACAGAGGCGAAGTGAAGCTCGTCTTTAGCTTCTGGAACATTGGAGAGGTTATTGGAATACTCGACAAACGGCTAAGAAGGGGCCAGATCAGAAAGGAGGGCTTTGACTTCCTGAAGAAAGGCTTTCTGGCGGAGGTAAAGCGGTTCACGAGGTTGGGCGTCTTGGAGGTGGTCCCGGTTCACTCCCTACTGCTGGCCGATGCGTGGGAGCTAATTGAGAGATACCACATTTACCAAGCGGACGCGATTCAAATAGTTTCGGCAAAGTACGCCGGGGTTGAGAGCTTTTACACCGGAGACAAGAGGCTTCACGATACGGCTAGAAAAGAGGGCTTGAACTCTATACTGCTTGGAGGTGGCTGA
- the panB gene encoding 3-methyl-2-oxobutanoate hydroxymethyltransferase, with the protein MREITPRKIIEMKGKERIAMITAYDYPSALIADRAGMDIIFIGDSLGMVVYGEENTLNVTMDQMVFHTRAVSKAVRRALVLADMPFGSYEVDTDEGVKNAIKLVQAGADAVKIEGGYDHRKLVRKLVRMGIPVMGHTGLTPQRYLRLGGYRLMGETEEEIEEILRDAKALEKAGAFAVVLEFTLADVAKLVTEEVSIPTIGIGAGPYVDGQVLVWHDLLGIYENTPPFVKKYADISGMIRLALENYREDVKEGRFPAREHYWEFLDKDDFRRKAQRAIERLGEDE; encoded by the coding sequence ATGAGGGAGATAACGCCTCGGAAAATAATCGAGATGAAGGGGAAGGAAAGGATCGCGATGATAACCGCTTACGATTATCCCTCAGCGCTCATAGCCGACAGGGCAGGAATGGACATAATCTTCATCGGCGACTCCCTTGGGATGGTTGTCTACGGGGAGGAGAACACGCTGAACGTCACGATGGACCAGATGGTCTTCCACACCAGGGCCGTCTCAAAGGCCGTCAGGAGGGCGCTCGTCCTAGCGGATATGCCCTTCGGGAGCTACGAGGTCGATACCGATGAGGGTGTTAAAAATGCAATTAAGCTCGTACAGGCCGGGGCGGATGCGGTGAAGATAGAGGGCGGCTACGACCACAGGAAGCTCGTGAGGAAGCTGGTCAGGATGGGCATTCCGGTAATGGGGCACACGGGGCTCACTCCCCAGAGATACCTCCGCCTCGGCGGCTACCGGCTGATGGGGGAAACCGAGGAAGAAATAGAGGAGATACTCCGCGATGCCAAGGCACTTGAGAAGGCCGGCGCCTTTGCCGTTGTCCTTGAATTTACCCTGGCCGATGTTGCGAAGCTCGTGACAGAGGAGGTCTCGATCCCCACCATCGGAATCGGTGCCGGGCCGTACGTGGACGGCCAGGTTCTTGTCTGGCATGACCTCCTAGGAATCTACGAGAACACCCCTCCCTTCGTCAAGAAATACGCAGACATCAGCGGGATGATAAGGCTTGCCCTTGAGAACTATCGGGAGGACGTAAAAGAAGGCAGGTTCCCTGCGAGGGAGCACTACTGGGAGTTCCTCGATAAGGATGACTTCAGGAGAAAAGCCCAGAGAGCCATCGAAAGGCTCGGAGAGGATGAGTAG
- a CDS encoding CopG family transcriptional regulator: protein MGKVKTSVYLDEELWREFKELARREKSEVSKLLEEALMNYLINEVLKDIDDSEVPLWFEPLKVEGESSEKLVREMRDDREERLLGH from the coding sequence ATGGGGAAGGTAAAAACCAGCGTTTACCTCGATGAGGAACTCTGGAGGGAGTTTAAAGAACTGGCCCGGCGGGAAAAGAGTGAGGTCAGCAAGCTCCTTGAAGAGGCACTTATGAACTACCTCATAAACGAAGTTTTGAAGGACATCGACGACTCTGAAGTGCCCCTGTGGTTTGAACCCCTGAAGGTCGAGGGCGAGAGCAGTGAAAAGCTCGTGAGGGAGATGAGGGATGACAGGGAGGAGCGTTTACTTGGACACTAG
- a CDS encoding DMT family transporter: protein MERESLGVLFAIAGTFIYGIEPVVIKSNPSNPISFAAFSALVASLLLWGSLLWTGKWEEIRANRGDLKKAFLVGLFGTALAYLAYSFGARMSTAINAALITRSEVLFSFMLSWLFLGEKITRRLVAYSLAIIVGLAIVILQGRSLELHIGDFLLLLVPLFWQLGHVIAKRLPYSSPTIAALRNTFGFLLLLPLAIATGLEISAFVIAEGLVIALGQLVWYRSIKLINLSKATAIITPAPAVAIGLGILLGESFTVYHALGFILITLGTLGAVKVESELRT, encoded by the coding sequence ATGGAAAGGGAATCCCTGGGGGTACTCTTCGCGATAGCCGGGACGTTCATCTACGGCATTGAGCCCGTTGTGATAAAGTCCAATCCCTCAAATCCAATAAGTTTTGCGGCATTCTCTGCCCTCGTTGCGTCGCTTCTCCTCTGGGGCAGTCTTCTCTGGACAGGGAAGTGGGAGGAGATCCGTGCCAACAGGGGCGACCTGAAGAAGGCGTTTTTGGTGGGACTCTTCGGTACGGCGCTCGCTTATCTGGCGTATTCATTCGGGGCGAGGATGAGCACGGCGATAAACGCCGCCCTGATAACCCGGAGTGAAGTTCTGTTCTCCTTCATGCTCTCCTGGCTGTTTTTGGGGGAGAAGATAACCCGGAGACTTGTTGCCTACTCCCTCGCGATAATCGTAGGTCTGGCCATCGTGATACTTCAGGGACGCTCCCTTGAACTCCATATCGGGGATTTCCTTCTTCTCCTGGTTCCACTCTTCTGGCAGCTCGGTCACGTGATAGCCAAGAGACTGCCTTACAGCTCGCCGACGATAGCGGCCCTTAGAAACACATTCGGCTTTCTGCTGCTCCTGCCGCTTGCAATCGCAACCGGCCTGGAGATTTCCGCCTTTGTGATCGCCGAGGGTCTCGTTATAGCCCTCGGCCAGCTGGTCTGGTACAGGTCAATAAAGCTCATCAACCTGTCCAAGGCCACGGCGATAATAACGCCCGCTCCCGCAGTTGCAATAGGGCTGGGAATCCTGCTCGGCGAGAGCTTTACAGTCTATCATGCCCTCGGCTTCATCCTAATTACCCTGGGAACACTAGGTGCAGTAAAGGTGGAAAGCGAGCTCAGAACCTGA
- a CDS encoding archease: MRKWEHYEHTADVGIRGYGESLEEAFEAVALALFDVMVEVRKVESKECREVEVEGEDLMALLYNFLEELLVLHDMEGLVFGDVDVEIEKTGEGYRLRAKACGEVLDYEKHEPKEEVKAITYHEMKIEQLPDGRWMAQLVPDI, encoded by the coding sequence ATGAGGAAGTGGGAACACTACGAGCACACCGCTGACGTTGGAATCAGGGGCTACGGTGAGAGCCTTGAGGAGGCCTTCGAGGCCGTTGCGCTGGCGCTCTTTGATGTGATGGTAGAGGTGAGAAAGGTCGAGAGCAAAGAATGCCGTGAGGTCGAGGTGGAGGGCGAAGACCTGATGGCGCTCCTCTACAACTTCCTTGAGGAGCTTCTCGTGCTCCACGACATGGAGGGACTGGTCTTTGGAGACGTTGACGTCGAGATAGAGAAAACCGGGGAAGGTTATCGGCTCAGGGCGAAGGCATGCGGCGAGGTTCTCGACTACGAGAAGCACGAGCCGAAGGAGGAGGTTAAGGCCATAACCTACCACGAGATGAAGATAGAGCAGCTTCCAGACGGAAGGTGGATGGCACAGCTGGTGCCGGACATCTGA
- a CDS encoding glycosyltransferase family 2 protein: MLKGRRITVVIPAYNEEARLPKVLEGIPDFVDEVIVVDDGSSDGTYEVARAFSERDERIKAIRLEKNCGKGCAMREGVKHSSGDVVVFMDADGQHKPGEIISLVEPIVSGEADMVIGARKGDVSQRPLHRRLSNIITTKLIRLKLRQYVYDTQSGFRAFSRHFIPEIESDRYEVETEMLIKAARMGARIKEVPVSMIYDPDREGRFGLRDVFRFIGTLLRF; encoded by the coding sequence ATGCTGAAGGGCAGAAGGATCACCGTCGTCATACCAGCTTACAACGAGGAGGCAAGGCTCCCGAAGGTTCTTGAGGGGATTCCCGACTTCGTTGATGAGGTCATAGTGGTTGACGATGGCTCAAGCGATGGGACGTATGAGGTCGCCAGGGCATTCTCCGAGAGGGATGAGCGAATAAAGGCCATCAGGCTTGAGAAAAACTGCGGTAAAGGCTGCGCAATGCGTGAGGGGGTTAAACACTCCAGCGGCGACGTTGTGGTCTTCATGGACGCCGACGGTCAGCATAAACCCGGGGAGATAATAAGCCTCGTGGAGCCGATAGTCTCCGGCGAGGCAGATATGGTCATCGGCGCCAGGAAGGGGGACGTGAGCCAGAGGCCCCTTCACAGGAGGCTCAGCAACATAATAACGACGAAACTCATAAGGCTCAAGCTGCGCCAGTACGTCTACGATACCCAGAGCGGCTTCAGGGCTTTCAGCCGGCACTTCATCCCGGAGATAGAGAGCGACCGCTATGAAGTCGAAACCGAGATGCTGATAAAGGCGGCCAGGATGGGGGCCCGAATAAAAGAAGTGCCCGTGAGCATGATATATGACCCCGACAGGGAGGGACGTTTCGGATTAAGGGATGTTTTTCGCTTCATTGGGACACTGCTCAGGTTCTGA